One genomic region from Pseudomonas sp. R5-89-07 encodes:
- a CDS encoding arsenic resistance protein — MTRDTLERNQIPLYFVAILLAALCGAVAPSFAQGLSVLITPAIAVLMYAMFLQIPFLDLRRSWGNKRFMVALLLANFVLVPLLVWALTRGLLAHPALLVGALLVLLTPCIDYVVVFTHIGKGDSRLVLAATPLLLLMQLALLPVYLGLMLGAQSEVVIAAGPFIEAFLLLIVAPMVLAALTLLLARRSALVSRWNSAWAWLPVPAMALVLFVVIGSQIPSVVRDINALLPVLPVYAGFVLLAPLMGMLAARLFALPAATARAVTFSASTRNSLVVLPLALALPEGVRGLAATAVILQTLVELVAQLVYIRVIPALVWPGSR; from the coding sequence ATGACCCGCGACACCCTAGAGCGCAACCAGATTCCCCTCTACTTTGTCGCCATCCTGCTGGCCGCTCTTTGTGGTGCAGTTGCGCCGTCATTCGCCCAAGGCCTCAGCGTATTGATCACGCCCGCCATCGCGGTGTTGATGTACGCGATGTTCCTGCAAATTCCTTTCCTCGATCTGCGCCGCAGCTGGGGCAACAAACGCTTTATGGTGGCGCTGCTGCTGGCCAACTTCGTCCTGGTGCCCTTGCTGGTATGGGCGCTGACCCGTGGCTTGTTGGCCCACCCGGCTCTGCTGGTGGGCGCGTTGCTGGTGTTGCTGACGCCGTGTATCGATTACGTGGTGGTGTTTACCCACATCGGCAAAGGCGACTCGCGGCTGGTGCTGGCGGCCACGCCGTTACTGCTGTTGATGCAGCTGGCCCTGCTGCCGGTGTACCTGGGGTTGATGCTGGGCGCGCAATCGGAGGTGGTGATCGCCGCCGGGCCGTTTATCGAAGCGTTCCTGTTGCTGATCGTGGCGCCGATGGTGCTGGCCGCCTTGACCCTGTTGCTTGCGCGCCGCTCAGCGCTTGTCAGCCGGTGGAACAGCGCCTGGGCCTGGCTGCCGGTGCCGGCGATGGCCCTCGTACTGTTTGTGGTCATCGGCTCGCAGATCCCTTCAGTGGTTCGGGATATCAACGCGCTGCTGCCAGTGCTGCCAGTCTATGCGGGCTTCGTGCTGCTGGCGCCGCTGATGGGAATGTTGGCCGCGCGGCTGTTTGCGCTGCCGGCGGCAACGGCGCGTGCGGTGACGTTCAGCGCCTCCACGCGCAATTCGCTGGTGGTGTTGCCCCTGGCGCTGGCGTTGCCTGAGGGCGTGCGTGGGTTGGCTGCGACGGCGGTCATCCTGCAAACCCTGGTCGAGCTGGTTGCGCAGCTGGTCTACATCCGCGTGATCCCGGCCCTGGTGTGGCCCGGCAGTCGGTAA